In a genomic window of Streptomyces katrae:
- a CDS encoding ATP-binding cassette domain-containing protein, producing the protein MGHLEASHLEYYLPDGRVLLPDVSFRVGEGAVVALVGANGAGKTTLLKLISGELQPHGGGVTISGGLGVMSQFVGSVRDESTVRDLLVSVSQPRIRDAAKAVDRAEELILTVDDEAAQMAYAQALSDWADVQGYEAETLWDVCTMAALAIPYDQAQFRQVRTLSGGEQKRLVLEALLRGPDEVLLLDEPDNYLDVPGKRWLEEQLRATRKTVLFVSHDRELLTQAAEKIISLEASPMGSDVWVHGAGFGTYHEARKERFARFEELKRRWDEEHARLKALVLRLRNQAASSPDMASRYRAMQTRFQKFEEAGPPPEPPREQDITMRLKGGRTGVRALTVENLELTGLMKPFSLEVFYGERVAVLGSNGSGKSHFLRLLAGEDVKHTGDWKLGARVVPGHFAQTHAHPELFGRTLVDILWTEAAKPLGQAMGALRRYELDRQAEQPFERLSGGQQARFQILLLELAGTTALLLDEPTDNLDLESAEALQDGLESYEGTVLCVTHDRWFARTFDRYLVFGSDGVVRETQEPVWDERRVERKR; encoded by the coding sequence ATGGGACATCTCGAAGCCAGCCATCTGGAGTACTACCTGCCCGACGGACGGGTACTGCTCCCCGACGTCTCCTTCCGCGTGGGGGAGGGGGCGGTGGTGGCCCTCGTGGGGGCCAACGGCGCCGGCAAGACCACCCTGCTGAAGCTGATCTCCGGTGAGCTCCAGCCGCACGGCGGCGGGGTCACGATCAGCGGCGGCCTCGGTGTGATGTCCCAGTTCGTGGGCTCGGTGCGGGACGAGTCGACCGTACGGGACCTGCTGGTCTCGGTGTCCCAGCCGCGGATCCGGGACGCGGCGAAGGCCGTGGACCGGGCCGAGGAGCTGATCCTCACCGTGGACGACGAGGCCGCGCAGATGGCCTACGCCCAGGCGCTCAGCGACTGGGCCGACGTCCAGGGCTACGAGGCGGAGACGCTCTGGGACGTCTGCACGATGGCCGCGCTGGCCATCCCGTACGACCAGGCCCAGTTCCGGCAGGTGCGCACGCTCTCCGGCGGCGAGCAGAAGCGGCTCGTCCTGGAGGCGCTGCTGCGCGGCCCGGACGAGGTGCTGCTGCTGGACGAGCCGGACAACTACCTCGACGTCCCGGGCAAGCGGTGGCTGGAGGAGCAGCTGCGGGCCACCCGCAAGACGGTCCTGTTCGTCTCCCACGACCGGGAGCTGCTGACCCAGGCCGCAGAGAAGATCATCAGCCTGGAGGCGAGCCCGATGGGCTCCGACGTCTGGGTGCACGGCGCGGGCTTCGGCACGTACCACGAGGCACGCAAGGAGCGCTTCGCCCGCTTCGAGGAGCTCAAGCGGCGCTGGGACGAGGAGCATGCCCGGCTGAAGGCCCTGGTGCTGCGGCTGCGCAACCAGGCGGCGAGCAGCCCCGACATGGCCTCCCGCTACCGGGCGATGCAGACCCGCTTCCAGAAGTTCGAGGAGGCCGGCCCGCCGCCGGAGCCGCCGCGGGAGCAGGACATCACGATGCGGCTCAAGGGCGGCCGGACGGGCGTGCGCGCGCTGACCGTGGAGAACCTGGAGCTGACCGGGCTGATGAAGCCGTTCTCGCTGGAGGTCTTCTACGGGGAGCGCGTCGCGGTCCTCGGCTCGAACGGTTCCGGCAAGTCGCACTTCCTGCGGCTGCTGGCGGGTGAGGACGTCAAGCACACGGGTGACTGGAAGCTGGGCGCACGGGTGGTTCCCGGCCATTTCGCGCAGACCCACGCCCACCCGGAACTGTTCGGCCGCACGCTCGTCGACATCCTGTGGACGGAGGCGGCCAAGCCGCTGGGCCAGGCGATGGGGGCGCTGCGCCGCTACGAGCTGGACCGGCAGGCGGAGCAGCCGTTCGAGCGGCTGTCGGGCGGCCAGCAGGCGCGGTTCCAGATCCTGCTGCTGGAGCTGGCGGGGACCACGGCGCTGCTGCTGGACGAGCCCACCGACAACCTCGACCTGGAGTCGGCGGAGGCCCTGCAGGACGGTCTGGAGTCGTACGAGGGCACCGTGCTGTGCGTGACGCACGACCGTTGGTTCGCGCGCACGTTTGACCGTTACTTGGTCTTCGGTTCAGACGGTGTTGTCCGGGAGACTCAGGAGCCCGTCTGGGACGAACGTAGGGTCGAGCGCAAGCGCTAG
- the rplQ gene encoding 50S ribosomal protein L17 has protein sequence MPRPAKGARLGGSAAHEKHLLANLAKALFEHGRITTTEAKARRLRPYAERLVTKAKKGDIHNRRLVLQTITDKSIVHTLFTEIAPRYENRPGGYTRITKIGNRRGDNAPMAVIELVEALTVAQQATGEAEAATKRAVKEAEAKSEAAETEAVEETKEA, from the coding sequence ATGCCGCGTCCCGCTAAGGGTGCCCGTCTGGGCGGCTCCGCCGCGCACGAGAAGCACCTTCTCGCGAACCTCGCGAAGGCGCTCTTCGAGCACGGCCGCATCACCACCACCGAGGCCAAGGCCCGCCGCCTGCGTCCCTACGCCGAGCGTCTGGTCACCAAGGCCAAGAAGGGCGACATCCACAACCGTCGCCTGGTGCTGCAGACGATCACGGACAAGAGCATCGTGCACACGCTGTTCACCGAGATCGCCCCGCGCTACGAGAACCGCCCCGGTGGTTACACGCGCATCACCAAGATCGGCAACCGTCGTGGCGACAACGCCCCGATGGCCGTGATCGAGCTGGTCGAGGCCCTCACGGTCGCCCAGCAGGCCACCGGCGAGGCCGAGGCCGCCACCAAGCGTGCGGTCAAGGAGGCCGAGGCCAAGTCCGAGGCTGCCGAGACCGAGGCTGTCGAGGAGACCAAGGAGGCCTGA
- the rpsM gene encoding 30S ribosomal protein S13, with product MARVSGVDIPREKRVEIALTYVFGIGRTRSKEILAATGVNPNTRVRDLAEEDLVKIREYVDANLRTEGDLRREIQGDIRRKIEIQCYQGIRHRRGLPVHGQRTSTNARTRKGPRRAIAGKKKPGKK from the coding sequence ATGGCACGCGTTTCCGGTGTCGACATCCCGCGCGAAAAGCGCGTGGAGATCGCACTCACCTACGTCTTCGGTATCGGGCGCACCCGGTCCAAGGAGATCCTCGCCGCTACCGGCGTGAACCCGAACACCCGCGTTCGTGACCTGGCCGAAGAGGACCTCGTCAAGATCCGCGAGTACGTGGACGCCAACCTCCGTACCGAGGGTGACCTCCGCCGCGAGATCCAGGGCGACATCCGCCGCAAGATCGAGATCCAGTGCTACCAGGGCATCCGCCACCGTCGTGGCCTGCCGGTGCACGGTCAGCGCACCAGCACGAACGCACGTACCCGCAAGGGCCCGCGTCGCGCGATCGCCGGCAAGAAGAAGCCGGGCAAGAAGTAG
- the rplM gene encoding 50S ribosomal protein L13 encodes MRTFSPKPGDISRQWLVIDAQDVVLGRLATQAAALLKGKHKPTYAPHMDMGDFVIVINADKVHLSGNKASQKMAYRHSGFPGGLRSVRYDDLLANNPEKAVEKAVKGMLPKNSLGRQMLSKLKVYSGDQHPHAAQQPVPFEITQVAQ; translated from the coding sequence GTGCGTACGTTCAGCCCCAAGCCCGGCGACATCTCGCGCCAGTGGCTCGTCATCGACGCCCAGGACGTTGTCCTCGGCCGTCTGGCGACCCAGGCCGCTGCCCTCCTGAAGGGCAAGCACAAGCCGACTTACGCCCCCCACATGGACATGGGCGACTTCGTCATCGTCATCAACGCCGACAAGGTTCACCTGTCCGGCAACAAGGCCTCCCAGAAGATGGCCTACCGCCACTCCGGTTTCCCGGGCGGTCTGCGCTCCGTGCGCTACGACGACCTGCTGGCGAACAACCCGGAGAAGGCCGTCGAGAAGGCCGTCAAGGGCATGCTCCCCAAGAACTCCCTGGGCCGTCAGATGCTCTCGAAGCTGAAGGTCTACTCGGGCGACCAGCACCCGCACGCTGCCCAGCAGCCGGTGCCGTTCGAGATCACCCAGGTCGCGCAGTAG
- the map gene encoding type I methionyl aminopeptidase, with product MVQLKTPEQIAKMREAGLVVAAIHAATREAAVPGATTRDLDMVARKVIADAGAKSNFLGYGGFPATICTSVNEVVVHGIPDDKTVLKDGDIISIDAGAIVDGWHGDAAYTAFVGTGHAPELVELSRVTEESMWAGIAAMKTGNRLVDISKAIEGYIKRQPRPSTGEHSLGKFGIIEDYGGHGIGTEMHMDPHLLNYVSRKRGKGVKLVPGLCLAIEPMVSLGTAQTEVLADDWTVITTDGTWSSHWEHSVALTEAGPIVLTSPDCGKAKLAEYGVTTAPDPLG from the coding sequence GCTGAAGACCCCCGAGCAGATCGCGAAGATGCGCGAGGCAGGGCTGGTCGTCGCCGCGATCCACGCGGCGACCCGTGAGGCGGCGGTGCCGGGCGCCACGACGCGGGACCTGGACATGGTGGCCCGCAAGGTCATCGCGGACGCCGGGGCGAAGTCGAACTTCCTCGGCTACGGCGGCTTCCCCGCGACCATCTGCACCTCGGTGAACGAGGTCGTCGTCCACGGCATCCCGGACGACAAGACGGTCCTCAAGGACGGCGACATCATCTCCATCGACGCCGGCGCCATCGTGGACGGCTGGCACGGGGACGCGGCCTACACGGCCTTCGTGGGCACCGGTCACGCTCCGGAGCTGGTCGAGCTGTCCCGGGTGACCGAGGAGTCCATGTGGGCCGGTATCGCGGCCATGAAGACGGGCAACCGCCTCGTGGACATCTCGAAGGCGATCGAGGGTTACATCAAGCGCCAGCCCCGCCCGTCGACCGGCGAGCACAGCCTCGGCAAGTTCGGGATCATCGAGGACTACGGCGGCCACGGCATCGGCACCGAGATGCACATGGACCCCCACCTGCTGAACTACGTCTCGCGCAAGCGGGGCAAGGGCGTCAAGCTGGTCCCCGGCCTCTGCCTGGCGATCGAGCCGATGGTGTCCCTGGGCACCGCCCAGACGGAGGTACTGGCCGACGACTGGACGGTCATCACCACGGACGGCACCTGGTCCTCGCACTGGGAGCACTCCGTCGCCCTCACGGAGGCCGGCCCCATCGTCCTGACCAGCCCGGACTGCGGCAAGGCGAAGCTCGCGGAGTACGGCGTCACCACGGCGCCGGACCCCCTCGGGTAG
- the rpsK gene encoding 30S ribosomal protein S11 gives MPPKGRQGAAKKVRRKEKKNVAHGHAHIKSTFNNTIVSITDPSGNVISWASAGHVGFKGSRKSTPFAAQMAAESAARRAQEHGMRKVDVFVKGPGSGRETAIRSLQATGLEVGSIQDVTPTPHNGCRPPKRRRV, from the coding sequence ATGCCCCCCAAGGGTCGTCAGGGCGCTGCCAAGAAGGTGCGCCGCAAGGAAAAGAAGAACGTCGCTCACGGGCACGCCCACATCAAGAGCACGTTCAACAACACGATCGTCTCGATCACGGACCCGTCCGGCAACGTGATCTCCTGGGCCTCCGCCGGCCACGTCGGCTTCAAGGGCTCGCGCAAGTCCACCCCCTTCGCCGCGCAGATGGCCGCCGAGTCGGCCGCCCGCCGCGCGCAGGAGCACGGCATGCGCAAGGTCGACGTCTTCGTCAAGGGTCCCGGCTCCGGCCGTGAGACCGCGATCCGCTCCCTCCAGGCCACCGGCCTCGAGGTGGGTTCGATCCAGGACGTCACCCCCACCCCGCACAACGGCTGCCGCCCGCCGAAGCGCCGCCGCGTCTGA
- the rpmJ gene encoding 50S ribosomal protein L36: protein MKVKPSVKKICDKCKVIRRHGRVMVICDNLRHKQRQG, encoded by the coding sequence ATGAAGGTCAAGCCGAGCGTCAAGAAGATCTGCGACAAGTGCAAGGTGATCCGCCGTCACGGCCGGGTCATGGTCATCTGCGACAACCTGCGCCACAAGCAGCGCCAGGGCTGA
- the infA gene encoding translation initiation factor IF-1: MAKKQGAIEIEGTVIESLPNAMFKVELQNGHKVLAHISGKMRMHYIRILPDDRVVVELSPYDLTRGRIVYRYK, encoded by the coding sequence GTGGCCAAGAAGCAAGGTGCCATCGAGATCGAGGGCACCGTGATCGAGTCCCTCCCGAACGCCATGTTCAAGGTGGAACTCCAGAACGGTCACAAGGTCCTCGCGCACATCAGCGGGAAGATGCGTATGCACTACATCCGCATCCTTCCCGATGACCGGGTCGTTGTGGAGCTGTCTCCTTACGACCTGACGCGTGGCCGGATCGTCTACCGATACAAGTAG
- the truA gene encoding tRNA pseudouridine(38-40) synthase TruA translates to MSDEVEPGHVRVRLDLSYDGKDFSGWAKQRTLRTVQGELESALKTVMRLPEPVELTVAGRTDAGVHARGQVAQFDIADEVWAEHRALLLRRLAGRLPHDIRVWKVAEAPQGFNARFSAIWRRYAYRVGDHQGGVDPLRRGHVLWHQWPLDVDAMNEASRALLGEHDFAAYCKKREGATTIRTLQELSWVRGEDGIVTATVRADAFCHNMVRSLVGALLHVGDGHRPVEWPGQVLAAAVRDSSVHVVKPHGLTLEEVGYPADELLAARSKEARNMRTLPGKGCC, encoded by the coding sequence GTGAGTGACGAGGTGGAGCCCGGGCACGTCCGGGTACGGCTGGACCTGTCCTACGACGGCAAGGACTTCTCCGGCTGGGCGAAGCAGCGCACGCTGCGGACCGTCCAGGGCGAGCTGGAGTCGGCCCTGAAGACCGTGATGCGGCTGCCCGAGCCGGTCGAGCTGACCGTCGCCGGGCGCACCGACGCCGGCGTGCACGCCCGCGGGCAGGTCGCGCAGTTCGACATCGCCGACGAGGTGTGGGCCGAGCACCGCGCCTTGCTGCTGCGCCGCCTCGCCGGCCGGCTGCCGCACGACATCCGGGTGTGGAAGGTCGCCGAGGCCCCCCAGGGGTTCAACGCCCGGTTCTCCGCGATCTGGCGCCGCTACGCGTACCGCGTCGGCGACCACCAGGGCGGGGTCGACCCGCTGCGCCGCGGGCACGTGCTGTGGCACCAGTGGCCGCTGGACGTGGACGCCATGAACGAGGCCTCCCGCGCGCTGCTCGGCGAGCACGACTTCGCCGCCTACTGCAAGAAGCGCGAGGGCGCCACGACCATCCGCACCCTCCAGGAGCTGAGCTGGGTGCGGGGCGAGGACGGGATCGTCACCGCGACCGTCCGGGCCGACGCCTTCTGCCACAACATGGTCCGCTCCCTGGTCGGCGCCCTGCTGCACGTCGGCGACGGCCACCGGCCCGTCGAGTGGCCCGGGCAGGTCCTGGCCGCGGCGGTACGGGATTCCTCCGTGCACGTGGTCAAGCCGCACGGGCTGACCCTGGAGGAGGTCGGCTACCCCGCCGACGAGCTGCTGGCCGCCCGCAGCAAGGAGGCGCGGAACATGCGCACCCTGCCGGGCAAGGGCTGCTGCTAG
- the glmM gene encoding phosphoglucosamine mutase: protein MGRLFGTDGVRGVANADLTAELALGLSVAAAHVLAEAGTFAGHRPTAVVGRDPRASGEFLEAAVVAGLASAGVDVLRVGVLPTPAVAYLTGALGADLGVMLSASHNAMPDNGIKFFARGGHKLADELEDKIEAVYEEHRTGAPWARPTGAGVGRVSDYDEGFDKYVAHLIGVLPNRLDGLKIVLDEAHGAAARVSPEAFTRAGAEIVTIGAEPDGLNINDGCGSTHLDLLKSAVVEHGAALGIAHDGDADRCLAVDADGNEIDGDQILAVLALAMREAGQLRENTVVATVMSNLGFKLAMEAEGVQLVQTAVGDRYVLESMKEHGYALGGEQSGHVIILDHATTGDGTLTGLMLAARVAATGRSLADLAGVMTRLPQVLINVKDVDKSRVSTSAELASAVTEAERELGSTGRVLLRPSGTEPLVRVMVEAADIEQARAVAGRLADVVKSALG from the coding sequence GTGGGACGACTCTTCGGGACGGACGGTGTGCGAGGCGTCGCCAACGCGGATCTGACGGCTGAGCTCGCGCTCGGCCTCTCCGTGGCGGCCGCACACGTACTGGCCGAGGCGGGCACCTTCGCGGGCCACCGCCCCACGGCGGTGGTCGGCCGCGATCCCCGCGCCTCGGGCGAGTTCCTGGAGGCCGCGGTCGTCGCCGGCCTCGCCAGCGCCGGCGTGGACGTCCTGCGCGTCGGTGTGCTGCCCACCCCGGCGGTGGCGTATCTCACCGGTGCGCTGGGCGCCGACCTCGGCGTGATGCTCTCCGCGAGCCACAACGCCATGCCCGACAACGGCATCAAGTTCTTCGCGCGCGGCGGCCACAAGCTCGCCGACGAGCTGGAGGACAAGATCGAGGCCGTCTACGAGGAGCACCGCACCGGCGCCCCCTGGGCCCGGCCCACCGGCGCCGGCGTCGGCCGGGTCTCGGACTACGACGAGGGCTTCGACAAGTACGTCGCCCACCTGATCGGCGTCCTGCCCAACCGCCTCGACGGCCTGAAGATCGTCCTGGACGAGGCCCACGGAGCGGCCGCCCGCGTCTCCCCCGAGGCCTTCACCCGGGCCGGCGCCGAGATCGTCACCATCGGTGCCGAGCCCGACGGCCTGAACATCAACGACGGCTGCGGCTCCACCCACCTCGACCTGCTCAAGAGCGCCGTCGTCGAGCACGGGGCGGCCCTGGGCATCGCCCACGACGGGGACGCCGACCGCTGCCTCGCGGTGGACGCCGACGGCAACGAGATCGACGGCGACCAGATCCTCGCCGTGCTCGCCCTCGCCATGCGCGAGGCCGGACAGCTGCGCGAGAACACCGTCGTCGCCACCGTCATGTCGAACCTGGGCTTCAAGCTGGCCATGGAGGCCGAGGGCGTCCAGCTCGTCCAGACCGCCGTCGGCGACCGGTACGTCCTGGAGTCGATGAAGGAGCACGGCTACGCCCTGGGTGGCGAGCAGTCCGGCCACGTGATCATCCTCGACCACGCCACCACCGGCGACGGCACCCTCACCGGCCTCATGCTGGCCGCCCGGGTCGCCGCCACCGGCCGCTCCCTGGCCGACCTCGCCGGGGTCATGACCCGGCTCCCGCAGGTCCTGATCAACGTCAAGGACGTCGACAAGTCCCGCGTCTCCACCTCCGCCGAGCTGGCCAGCGCGGTCACCGAGGCCGAGCGCGAGCTCGGTTCCACCGGACGGGTGCTGCTGCGCCCCTCGGGCACCGAGCCGCTCGTACGGGTGATGGTGGAGGCCGCCGACATCGAGCAGGCCCGCGCGGTCGCCGGGCGGCTCGCCGACGTGGTGAAGTCGGCGCTGGGCTAG
- a CDS encoding glycosyltransferase family 87 protein, which yields MRIWLTRSGRPVTGDRLVVWLLRPAPRSWRAVALVVLLAVSVSTSLRENWGSDNAFVVKAADALLAGVSPYEDRRFLYPPSAVLMAVPEALVPTGVLRWLLPAGISGLVGVGWWAALRLFSVPLCSRFAVGGLGLLGLVYKPYLNLVLIGNWTAVSAAALPVALLLAHRRSWAAAGLVVGLAIACKPMLVPAGLVFVLARRWRGLAVAVAVPLGLSVAGALLMPSPTLFFTKTLPFLFQGQDAYALPWDASPIAVLPRLGVPQPVAVAVAFAGAGAGLWGAWRRWRRPGSAEPDGGELRLAETACMVMLAAFLVSRPSFDHYLLVVLPLLLASGVRPGSMPRSPWFWLALTPQLALVPWPSELAHKRRAFKDAATLCGLACLLARRATRSVRVILEPVTTAGSPPRTEPECAATSAASASRTAF from the coding sequence ATGCGCATCTGGCTGACGCGGAGTGGCCGGCCGGTCACGGGGGACCGGCTGGTCGTCTGGCTGCTCCGACCGGCGCCGCGGTCCTGGCGGGCGGTGGCACTGGTGGTGCTGCTGGCCGTCTCGGTGTCGACGAGCCTGCGGGAGAACTGGGGCTCGGACAACGCGTTCGTGGTCAAGGCCGCGGACGCCCTGCTGGCGGGGGTCTCCCCGTACGAGGACCGGCGCTTCCTGTACCCGCCGAGTGCGGTGCTCATGGCGGTGCCGGAGGCGCTGGTGCCCACGGGGGTGCTGCGCTGGCTGCTTCCGGCGGGGATCTCGGGGCTGGTCGGCGTCGGCTGGTGGGCGGCGCTGCGGCTGTTCTCCGTACCGCTGTGCTCGCGGTTCGCGGTCGGCGGGCTGGGGCTGCTGGGGCTGGTGTACAAGCCGTACCTGAACCTGGTGCTGATCGGGAACTGGACGGCGGTCTCCGCGGCCGCCCTGCCGGTGGCGCTGCTGCTGGCGCACCGCAGGTCGTGGGCGGCGGCGGGGCTGGTGGTGGGTCTGGCGATCGCCTGCAAGCCGATGCTGGTGCCGGCCGGGCTGGTCTTCGTGCTGGCCCGGCGGTGGCGGGGGCTGGCGGTGGCGGTGGCGGTGCCGCTGGGGCTGTCGGTGGCGGGGGCGCTGCTGATGCCGAGCCCGACGCTGTTCTTCACCAAGACGCTGCCGTTCCTGTTCCAGGGGCAGGACGCGTACGCGCTGCCCTGGGACGCCTCGCCGATCGCGGTGCTGCCGCGGCTGGGGGTGCCGCAGCCGGTGGCGGTGGCGGTGGCCTTCGCGGGGGCCGGCGCCGGGCTGTGGGGTGCCTGGCGGCGGTGGCGGCGGCCCGGCTCCGCCGAGCCGGACGGGGGAGAGCTGCGGCTGGCGGAAACGGCCTGCATGGTGATGCTCGCCGCATTCCTGGTGTCCCGTCCCTCCTTCGACCACTACCTCCTGGTGGTGCTGCCGCTGCTGCTGGCCTCGGGGGTGCGGCCGGGCTCGATGCCCCGCTCGCCCTGGTTCTGGCTGGCCCTGACCCCTCAGCTGGCGCTGGTTCCGTGGCCGTCGGAGCTGGCCCACAAGCGGCGTGCGTTCAAGGACGCGGCGACCCTGTGCGGGCTCGCGTGTCTGCTGGCGCGTCGTGCCACCCGTTCCGTTCGGGTTATCCTGGAGCCCGTAACAACTGCGGGGTCCCCACCCAGGACCGAACCGGAGTGCGCCGCGACGTCAGCAGCATCGGCATCGCGGACCGCGTTTTGA
- the rpsI gene encoding 30S ribosomal protein S9 produces the protein MAETTAETPVDEFEGVEEYTTESDVVVEGDYTSESLAGRFGDPQPAAGLGRRKNAIARVRIVPGTGKWKINGRTLEDYFPNKVHQQEVNEPFKLLELDGRYDVIARISGGGVSGQAGALRLGVARALNEADVDNNRPALKKAGFLSRDDRAVERKKAGLKKARKAPQYSKR, from the coding sequence GTGGCCGAGACCACCGCCGAGACCCCCGTCGACGAGTTCGAGGGCGTCGAGGAGTACACCACCGAGTCGGACGTCGTCGTCGAGGGCGACTACACCTCCGAGTCCCTTGCCGGTCGCTTCGGTGACCCCCAGCCGGCCGCCGGCCTGGGCCGTCGCAAGAACGCCATCGCCCGCGTCCGGATCGTTCCGGGCACCGGCAAGTGGAAGATCAACGGTCGCACCCTTGAGGACTACTTCCCCAACAAGGTGCACCAGCAGGAAGTCAACGAGCCCTTCAAGCTCCTCGAGCTTGACGGCCGCTACGACGTCATCGCCCGCATCTCGGGTGGCGGCGTCTCCGGTCAGGCCGGCGCCCTGCGCCTCGGCGTGGCCCGCGCGCTGAACGAGGCGGACGTGGACAACAACCGCCCGGCGCTGAAGAAGGCCGGCTTCCTCTCCCGCGACGACCGTGCGGTCGAGCGCAAGAAGGCCGGTCTCAAGAAGGCCCGTAAGGCTCCGCAGTACAGCAAGCGTTAA
- a CDS encoding DNA-directed RNA polymerase subunit alpha, whose translation MLIAQRPSLTEEVVDEYRSRFVIEPLEPGFGYTLGNSLRRTLLSSIPGAAVTSIRVDGVLHEFTTVPGVKEDVTDIILNIKQLVVSSEHDEPVVMYLRKQGPGLVTAADIAPPAGVEVHNPDLVLATLNGKGKLEMELTVERGRGYVSAVQNKQAGQEIGRIPVDSIYSPVLKVTYKVEATRVEQRTDFDKLIVDVETKQAMRPRDAMASAGKTLVELFGLARELNIDAEGIDMGPSPTDAALAADLALPIEELELTVRSYNCLKREGIHSVGELVARSEADLLDIRNFGAKSIDEVKAKLAGMGLALKDSPPGFDPTAAADAFGADDDADAGFVETEQY comes from the coding sequence ATGCTTATCGCTCAGCGTCCTTCGCTGACCGAAGAGGTCGTCGACGAGTACCGCTCGCGGTTCGTGATCGAGCCGCTGGAGCCGGGCTTCGGCTACACCCTCGGCAACTCCCTGCGCCGTACCCTCCTGTCCTCCATCCCGGGTGCCGCTGTCACCAGCATCCGCGTGGACGGCGTCCTGCACGAGTTCACCACCGTGCCGGGCGTCAAGGAAGACGTCACGGACATCATCCTCAACATCAAGCAGCTGGTCGTCTCCTCGGAGCACGACGAGCCGGTCGTGATGTACCTGCGCAAGCAGGGTCCCGGCCTGGTCACCGCTGCCGACATCGCGCCCCCGGCCGGTGTCGAGGTGCACAACCCGGACCTGGTCCTCGCCACGCTCAACGGCAAGGGCAAGCTGGAGATGGAGCTGACCGTCGAGCGCGGTCGCGGCTACGTCTCCGCCGTCCAGAACAAGCAGGCGGGCCAGGAGATCGGCCGTATCCCGGTCGACTCGATCTACTCGCCGGTCCTGAAGGTCACCTACAAGGTCGAGGCGACCCGAGTCGAGCAGCGCACCGACTTCGACAAGCTGATCGTCGACGTCGAGACCAAGCAGGCCATGCGCCCGCGCGACGCCATGGCGTCCGCCGGCAAGACCCTGGTCGAGCTGTTCGGTCTGGCCCGCGAGCTCAACATCGACGCCGAGGGCATCGACATGGGCCCGTCCCCGACGGACGCCGCCCTGGCCGCCGACCTGGCGCTGCCGATCGAGGAGCTGGAGCTCACCGTTCGGTCGTACAACTGCCTCAAGCGCGAGGGCATCCACTCCGTGGGTGAGCTCGTCGCCCGCTCCGAGGCCGACCTGCTCGACATCCGCAACTTCGGTGCGAAGTCGATCGACGAGGTCAAGGCGAAGCTCGCCGGCATGGGCCTGGCCCTCAAGGACAGCCCGCCCGGATTCGACCCGACCGCCGCCGCCGACGCCTTCGGCGCCGACGACGACGCGGACGCCGGTTTCGTCGAGACCGAGCAGTACTAA